In a single window of the Tellurirhabdus bombi genome:
- a CDS encoding pyridoxamine 5'-phosphate oxidase family protein, producing the protein MSTQQQNPGMEKVKELIESIRIGMLTTQNEQGHLVSRPMAVMNIDAQGNLWFLTKKDSAKTDEIQQDYHVNVAFSHPDKASYVSVAGTATEIHDRAKIEELWSPMAKPWFPDGKEDPSLLALKVHTATAEYWDSTSSRMVRLFEMARAAITGDTYKEGENELVENR; encoded by the coding sequence ATGAGTACGCAACAGCAAAACCCCGGTATGGAGAAAGTCAAGGAATTGATTGAATCTATTCGAATAGGAATGCTCACAACCCAGAACGAGCAGGGACATCTGGTGAGCCGTCCAATGGCTGTAATGAACATAGATGCACAAGGAAATCTTTGGTTTCTGACGAAAAAGGATTCCGCAAAAACAGATGAGATCCAACAGGATTACCACGTAAACGTAGCCTTTTCTCATCCTGATAAGGCTTCGTATGTATCTGTGGCTGGTACGGCAACAGAAATCCACGATCGTGCAAAAATCGAAGAGCTTTGGTCGCCGATGGCAAAACCCTGGTTCCCCGATGGCAAAGAAGATCCAAGTTTGCTGGCCCTAAAAGTTCATACCGCTACGGCTGAGTACTGGGATTCAACGTCTAGCCGCATGGTGCGCCTTTTTGAGATGGCACGAGCAGCTATCACGGGAGATACCTACAAAGAAGGAGAAAACGAACTGGTTGAAAACCGGTAG
- a CDS encoding hybrid sensor histidine kinase/response regulator produces the protein MTPFPYLTTQADKSTEKPIRVLLVEDDEDDYVLTKTLVSSRDNANIQLDWVTEFNEALKCACSKDYDVFLIDYRLGERTGIELIQEAFKAGCQAPMILLTGQDDVEIDYSALKLGAADYLVKGRIDAQLLGRSIRYAVRQAETMGEVADKESKYRSLFERSIDAIFVTDLQMIIQEANPALERLTGYSQQELCGQVPRLLFEKPELYEISQKNLEETGQLKDVEVTLLSRDGHKIDCLLSAVAVTDKSGEVSLYQGIFRDITQQKKAQRDLLVAEKLSMTGSIARSIAHEVRNPLTNVNMALEQLKDDLPPDDPVLTLYTDIIRRNAERIGQLITEMLNSSKPRDLVLQPDDLNEAVQETLHLVNDRLKLKGMQLITDYTTEPTIIPLDKEPFKTALVNILINAVEAMEEGKGILKIKTTVLNENAVMVSVEDNGAGISEENRKRLFDPFFTGKQGGMGLGLTATQNIVNSHRGSIEVESTMGVGTTFRLILPC, from the coding sequence TTGACACCGTTTCCTTACCTGACGACTCAAGCCGATAAATCGACCGAAAAGCCCATCCGGGTTTTGCTTGTAGAAGATGATGAAGACGACTATGTGTTAACCAAAACACTCGTTTCATCGCGTGATAATGCCAACATACAGCTTGATTGGGTTACGGAATTTAACGAAGCGCTCAAATGCGCCTGTAGTAAAGACTACGACGTTTTTCTGATTGATTACCGATTGGGCGAACGAACTGGTATCGAACTGATCCAGGAGGCTTTCAAAGCAGGTTGCCAGGCGCCGATGATTTTGCTAACCGGGCAAGATGATGTAGAAATTGATTATTCGGCCCTTAAACTGGGGGCCGCCGATTACCTCGTTAAAGGCCGGATTGACGCCCAACTGCTGGGGCGAAGCATTCGCTACGCCGTTCGGCAGGCCGAAACGATGGGTGAAGTAGCCGACAAGGAAAGTAAATACCGTTCGCTCTTTGAGCGGTCGATTGATGCTATTTTCGTGACGGATCTACAGATGATTATTCAGGAAGCGAATCCGGCTCTAGAACGTTTAACGGGCTATTCACAGCAGGAACTTTGTGGCCAGGTGCCGCGCCTGTTGTTCGAAAAGCCAGAGCTTTACGAGATAAGCCAGAAAAATCTGGAAGAAACTGGACAGCTAAAAGACGTAGAGGTGACGTTGCTGAGTCGCGATGGTCATAAGATTGACTGCCTTTTATCGGCGGTGGCTGTAACGGACAAATCGGGCGAGGTAAGTCTGTATCAGGGAATTTTTCGGGATATAACGCAGCAAAAAAAGGCCCAGCGCGATTTGTTGGTTGCCGAAAAACTGTCCATGACCGGAAGCATTGCCCGGAGTATTGCACACGAAGTGCGGAATCCGCTGACAAACGTGAACATGGCATTGGAGCAGCTCAAAGATGATTTGCCACCGGATGATCCCGTTTTGACCCTTTATACTGATATTATCCGGCGAAATGCCGAGCGGATCGGGCAGCTGATTACCGAGATGCTTAATTCGTCGAAACCACGTGATCTGGTTCTTCAGCCTGATGATCTGAACGAAGCCGTGCAGGAAACCCTGCATCTGGTCAATGACCGATTGAAGCTGAAGGGCATGCAGTTAATCACGGACTACACGACCGAGCCAACCATTATTCCGCTGGATAAAGAACCATTCAAGACCGCGCTGGTCAATATCCTGATCAACGCTGTGGAGGCCATGGAAGAAGGGAAAGGCATCCTGAAAATCAAGACGACGGTTCTCAACGAAAACGCGGTTATGGTATCGGTAGAAGACAACGGGGCTGGTATTTCGGAGGAGAACCGGAAGCGCCTGTTCGATCCGTTCTTTACGGGCAAACAAGGTGGTATGGGGCTAGGCTTAACCGCAACCCAGAATATCGTTAATAGTCACCGCGGGTCAATCGAAGTGGAAAGCACCATGGGTGTTGGAACTACCTTTCGGCTTATTCTTCCCTGTTAA
- a CDS encoding DUF2188 domain-containing protein, with amino-acid sequence MKSLTPSVRDKAIEIANSLLMKGDLDKQEVIATSIQEARLWARRRYSEADGIGYGHQPFSQR; translated from the coding sequence ATGAAATCTCTGACACCTAGTGTTCGGGATAAGGCCATCGAGATTGCAAATTCGCTATTAATGAAAGGCGATCTGGATAAGCAAGAGGTTATTGCAACCAGCATACAGGAGGCCAGATTGTGGGCTCGTCGTCGCTATAGCGAAGCGGATGGGATTGGTTATGGTCATCAGCCATTTTCACAACGTTAA
- a CDS encoding M13 family metallopeptidase: MNLHKTTLLAGIGLCLLGACKDKKEEASRTVFFDKAGMDTTVVPGNDFFSYANGGWVKNTPIPGDQTGWGSFYTLYQENQKKTRTLLERAAAAKADKGSIEQKVGDFYASGMDTVTIEKLAYEPLKPELAKIAALKDYKQVLNYLAADETNRGGALFGMYIGPDDRRSNLNRMNFSQAGLSLPEREYYFKTDEETKKVRTAFVRYITKLFTLTGLDSVASQKKADAILAFETAIAKSHKAPADLRDPIKNYHKYSVAELTKLTPNIDWKPFLATMTAKTDTVLVGQPEYYQALSSLLATTPIEVIKDKLAFNFIDDNASLLSAPFVQARFEFKGKILSGQQQLSERWKRVADNTDTYLGELLGQSWVKEYFTPEAKERMLTLVNNLQKAYRTRIEKLDWMSEETKKIALVKLDDIIKKIGYPDKWKDYSDVDINRNDYFGNVQRARKHEWKESLGKVEKEVDKTEWQMTPPTVNAYANPTFNEIVFPAGILQFPFFDKDADDAINYGGIGMVIGHEMTHLFDDQGRQYDPKGNLRDWWKKEDADKFTTKTNQVVDQYNKYTVLNNLNLNGRLTLGENLADLGGLAISYDAFKLTEQGKSNEKIDGFTPDQRFFLGYAQIWRSKIRDEAQRVRVQTDPHSPAKFRVNGPLTNFAPFYRAFNVQSGQRLYKPEVDQTRVW; encoded by the coding sequence ATGAATCTTCACAAAACCACCCTTCTGGCAGGAATAGGTTTGTGCCTGCTCGGAGCCTGCAAGGACAAGAAGGAAGAAGCAAGCCGAACTGTTTTCTTCGACAAAGCAGGCATGGACACCACTGTTGTTCCTGGTAACGATTTCTTTTCCTATGCCAACGGAGGCTGGGTTAAAAACACGCCTATTCCCGGCGATCAAACCGGTTGGGGCTCTTTTTATACGCTGTATCAGGAGAATCAGAAGAAAACCAGAACCCTGCTGGAAAGAGCCGCAGCAGCCAAGGCCGACAAGGGAAGCATTGAACAAAAAGTGGGTGATTTTTACGCCAGCGGCATGGATACCGTTACCATTGAAAAGCTGGCTTATGAACCACTGAAACCAGAACTGGCCAAAATAGCCGCCCTCAAGGATTACAAACAAGTGCTCAATTACCTGGCCGCCGATGAGACCAACCGGGGCGGGGCTTTGTTTGGAATGTATATTGGTCCGGATGATCGCCGAAGCAACCTGAACCGAATGAATTTTTCGCAGGCGGGACTGAGCTTACCCGAGCGGGAATACTACTTCAAAACAGACGAGGAAACTAAAAAAGTACGCACGGCTTTTGTGCGTTACATCACAAAACTATTTACGTTAACAGGCTTAGATTCGGTAGCTTCCCAGAAAAAAGCAGATGCTATTCTGGCTTTTGAAACGGCCATCGCCAAATCACACAAGGCCCCGGCGGACCTGCGCGATCCCATCAAAAATTACCATAAATATTCGGTTGCCGAGTTAACAAAACTTACTCCCAACATCGACTGGAAGCCCTTCCTGGCCACCATGACCGCAAAAACGGACACCGTGCTGGTTGGGCAACCCGAGTACTATCAGGCGCTGAGCAGCTTATTGGCGACAACACCCATCGAGGTGATCAAAGACAAACTGGCCTTTAACTTCATCGACGACAACGCTTCGCTACTGAGCGCACCTTTTGTTCAGGCGCGTTTTGAGTTCAAAGGGAAAATCCTGAGCGGACAACAACAATTGAGCGAGCGCTGGAAACGCGTTGCCGACAATACGGATACTTATTTAGGCGAACTTCTAGGCCAGTCGTGGGTAAAAGAATATTTTACGCCGGAAGCAAAAGAGCGCATGCTAACGTTGGTGAATAACCTCCAGAAAGCCTACCGCACCCGCATTGAAAAGCTGGATTGGATGTCGGAAGAAACCAAGAAAATTGCGTTGGTGAAGCTGGATGACATCATCAAGAAAATTGGCTATCCAGATAAGTGGAAAGATTATTCGGATGTGGACATCAACCGCAATGACTATTTTGGTAACGTACAGCGCGCCCGCAAACACGAATGGAAAGAAAGTTTAGGCAAAGTGGAGAAAGAAGTTGATAAGACAGAATGGCAAATGACCCCGCCAACCGTTAATGCCTACGCTAATCCAACCTTTAACGAAATCGTTTTCCCAGCGGGTATTTTGCAGTTTCCTTTCTTTGATAAAGACGCCGACGACGCCATTAATTACGGCGGAATTGGCATGGTTATCGGCCACGAAATGACCCACTTGTTCGACGACCAGGGCCGACAATACGACCCGAAAGGTAACTTGCGCGACTGGTGGAAAAAAGAAGATGCCGACAAGTTTACAACCAAGACCAATCAGGTCGTTGATCAGTACAACAAATACACGGTTCTGAATAACTTAAACCTGAACGGCCGCCTGACATTAGGCGAAAACCTGGCTGATTTGGGTGGTTTGGCCATTTCTTACGATGCGTTTAAGCTAACAGAGCAAGGCAAGAGCAACGAAAAAATCGACGGTTTCACCCCAGATCAACGGTTCTTCCTGGGTTATGCGCAAATCTGGCGGTCTAAAATTCGGGATGAAGCACAGCGCGTGCGCGTTCAAACGGATCCGCATTCACCGGCTAAGTTCCGCGTTAATGGTCCTCTGACTAATTTTGCGCCGTTCTACCGGGCATTTAATGTGCAGTCGGGTCAGCGCCTGTATAAACCCGAAGTTGATCAAACCAGAGTTTGGTAA
- a CDS encoding porin family protein yields the protein MNRFVQLNHTLFLLAAFSSAVYAQETTEQQTQIAGDTTRRELREASREASDASREVERGFRNTDNDRDRRRSDRDYDRYRDNDRDRYDRDRSRRTNTDEGGWYGRGGFFGGLNLGFGLADQQGGYIVLNPRLGYFIQNGLAVGLKLAFEDRLSTSYRATQGGPFVRYYPFRTRLAVFGEGGLSLGRYRSSVVDADDRRGFSSINLGIGAALQATRSLDLELMYDHNYYDKTPEFAGRNRGPQIKLGVVYHVMSRRNRN from the coding sequence ATGAACCGATTTGTGCAATTGAACCATACTTTGTTTCTGCTGGCCGCTTTTTCTTCGGCTGTTTACGCGCAGGAAACAACCGAACAGCAAACCCAGATAGCAGGCGATACGACACGCCGTGAGCTTCGTGAAGCGAGTCGGGAAGCCAGTGATGCATCCCGAGAAGTTGAACGGGGCTTTCGGAATACCGACAACGATCGGGATCGGAGACGATCAGACCGCGATTATGACCGGTATCGCGACAATGATCGTGACCGCTATGATAGAGATCGTAGTCGTCGCACGAATACCGACGAAGGCGGGTGGTATGGGCGCGGAGGCTTTTTTGGCGGCCTAAACTTGGGCTTTGGCTTAGCCGACCAACAGGGCGGCTATATAGTATTAAACCCACGTCTTGGTTATTTCATACAAAACGGACTAGCCGTAGGGTTAAAACTAGCGTTTGAAGATCGTTTGTCAACCAGTTATCGGGCTACCCAGGGTGGACCTTTTGTGCGGTATTACCCGTTTCGAACTCGGCTGGCTGTCTTTGGTGAAGGTGGATTAAGCCTTGGCCGCTATCGTAGCAGCGTAGTTGATGCAGATGACCGCCGGGGCTTCAGTAGCATTAATCTGGGTATTGGGGCTGCCTTGCAGGCTACCCGATCGCTCGACTTAGAACTGATGTACGACCACAATTACTACGACAAAACGCCCGAGTTTGCGGGCCGCAACCGGGGGCCGCAAATAAAATTAGGTGTTGTATACCACGTTATGTCGCGGCGCAATAGAAATTAA
- a CDS encoding aminotransferase class V-fold PLP-dependent enzyme — MKQIYFTAGPAELYHTVTQHLQTAMNEQIGSISHRSQKFRDIYRFTVEQLRELMAIPETHGIFFTGSASEIWERLALNCVEHESFHLVNGSFSKKCYDYALALGKFAHKQEKPLGEGFDYSEVEVPEYAELVALTHNETSAGVQLRTVDIHKLKRSYSKKLFAVDMVSSAPYPDLDYSLIDSAYFSVQKAFGLPAGLGVWIASEKLLERAEQLKKADQNIGAHHDLPTLWKFYQTYETPATPNVLFIYLLGKVAEDLNRIGIDNVRRDTEEKAKMIYKFIESHSAYEPFVKEDRHRSRTVVVANTIQSSANVIAEVKKAGMVIGSGYGKFKDSQIRIANFPATSAEQVQQLLDVLQKIG; from the coding sequence ATGAAACAAATTTACTTCACGGCTGGCCCTGCCGAATTGTATCATACTGTTACTCAGCATTTGCAAACCGCAATGAATGAGCAGATTGGATCTATATCGCACCGGAGTCAGAAGTTTCGGGACATTTACCGCTTTACGGTTGAACAACTGCGGGAGTTGATGGCAATTCCCGAAACGCACGGCATTTTCTTTACGGGCTCGGCCTCGGAAATTTGGGAACGCCTGGCGCTGAATTGCGTCGAGCACGAAAGTTTTCATTTGGTCAATGGCTCTTTCTCGAAGAAATGTTACGACTACGCGCTGGCCCTGGGAAAATTTGCGCATAAGCAGGAAAAACCCTTAGGGGAAGGCTTCGACTACAGCGAAGTAGAAGTACCGGAATACGCCGAATTGGTTGCTTTAACGCACAATGAAACCAGTGCCGGGGTACAACTGCGGACGGTCGATATTCACAAACTGAAACGCAGCTATTCCAAGAAGCTGTTTGCGGTGGATATGGTGTCGTCGGCGCCATACCCGGATCTGGATTATTCGTTGATTGATTCCGCTTATTTTTCCGTTCAGAAAGCATTTGGTCTGCCCGCTGGTTTGGGCGTCTGGATCGCAAGCGAAAAGCTGCTGGAAAGAGCCGAACAGCTTAAAAAAGCAGACCAGAATATTGGTGCCCATCACGACTTGCCGACGCTTTGGAAGTTTTACCAGACCTACGAAACCCCCGCTACGCCGAACGTACTCTTTATCTACCTGTTGGGTAAAGTGGCTGAAGACCTGAACCGCATCGGCATTGATAACGTGCGCCGGGATACAGAAGAAAAAGCCAAAATGATCTACAAGTTCATCGAAAGCCACTCCGCCTATGAGCCTTTCGTGAAGGAAGATCGGCACCGGTCGCGGACGGTTGTTGTTGCGAACACCATCCAGTCGTCGGCAAATGTGATTGCCGAGGTGAAAAAAGCGGGGATGGTGATCGGAAGCGGTTACGGCAAGTTCAAGGATTCGCAAATCCGAATTGCCAACTTTCCGGCTACTTCGGCTGAACAGGTGCAGCAGCTGTTAGACGTACTACAAAAAATCGGTTAA
- a CDS encoding four-helix bundle copper-binding protein, whose amino-acid sequence MIWKKNIYDTLVTCATVCDEYATECSRRSDMEEMYRCIFLSLDCADICRQMAMLYVRGSENTRLLAKTCMEICQKTAEECELMANERGCQIAAICRQCIRTCMSISELSQKPEPETALSRTLFDALGRQEMLYN is encoded by the coding sequence ATGATTTGGAAAAAGAATATTTACGATACGCTAGTAACTTGCGCTACTGTTTGTGATGAATATGCAACGGAGTGTTCTCGTCGGAGTGACATGGAAGAAATGTACCGTTGTATCTTTTTAAGCCTGGATTGTGCTGACATCTGTCGCCAAATGGCCATGTTGTACGTTCGGGGTTCAGAAAATACACGTCTGTTGGCAAAAACCTGCATGGAAATTTGCCAGAAAACAGCTGAAGAATGTGAATTAATGGCTAACGAACGGGGCTGTCAGATTGCGGCTATATGTCGCCAATGCATTCGCACTTGCATGAGTATCAGTGAGCTATCTCAGAAGCCAGAACCTGAAACGGCTTTGTCCCGCACTTTATTTGATGCGCTGGGACGTCAGGAAATGCTCTATAATTAA
- a CDS encoding MFS transporter, with protein sequence MHQQTTEPPQRVRNRLKSVVGGSIGNLIEWYDWYAYSVFALYFAGSFFPKEDETAQLLNTAGIFAIGFLMRPVGGWLMGAYADRKGRKAALTLSVLLMSGGSFLITIVPDYNQIGIMAPLILVLARMLQGLSVGGEYGTVATYLSEIAPANQRGFYSSFQYVSSTLGQLIALGILMVLQRWVLNPEQLSAWGWRIPFGIGTLLAFSAIYLRRNLLETESFRHEEVPAKQRGTLRELAKYKKEAATIVGFTIGLTVAFYTFTAYVQKFLVNTAGFSKNDSTLITTLSLIVFMLAQPVFGMLGDRFGRKRMMIVYGVLGVITTVPLLTALGNTTDIWMATFLVILALLITSINTSLSAIIKAELFPANVRSLGVSLPYSLAVALFGGTAEYVALLFKNVGHATWFYWYLTACIAVSLVVSVNMRDPEKYSKLAE encoded by the coding sequence ATGCATCAACAAACCACTGAGCCACCGCAGCGAGTCAGAAATCGGCTGAAATCTGTTGTGGGCGGTTCAATTGGCAACCTGATTGAGTGGTACGACTGGTATGCTTACTCGGTATTTGCCCTTTACTTTGCCGGCTCGTTTTTTCCAAAAGAAGATGAAACGGCGCAACTCCTCAATACGGCGGGTATCTTTGCTATCGGGTTTTTGATGCGACCCGTTGGCGGGTGGTTAATGGGTGCCTATGCTGACCGGAAAGGGCGGAAGGCAGCCCTGACATTATCAGTTCTGCTCATGAGTGGGGGCTCATTCCTTATAACCATTGTGCCTGATTATAACCAGATTGGCATTATGGCACCTCTGATTTTAGTCTTGGCCAGAATGTTGCAGGGCCTCAGCGTTGGCGGTGAATACGGAACCGTTGCTACGTATTTGAGCGAAATCGCGCCTGCCAACCAACGGGGCTTCTATTCCAGTTTTCAGTACGTTAGCTCTACCCTGGGTCAGTTGATCGCGCTGGGAATCTTGATGGTGCTGCAACGGTGGGTTTTGAACCCTGAACAATTGAGCGCCTGGGGGTGGCGCATTCCGTTTGGTATCGGAACACTGCTGGCTTTTTCGGCCATTTACCTACGCCGCAACTTGTTAGAAACAGAGTCGTTTCGGCACGAAGAGGTGCCCGCAAAACAACGGGGTACGCTTCGGGAGTTGGCCAAATACAAAAAAGAAGCGGCTACCATCGTTGGTTTTACCATTGGACTGACGGTTGCCTTCTACACTTTTACTGCCTATGTGCAAAAATTTCTGGTCAATACGGCCGGTTTCAGCAAAAACGATTCAACGCTAATTACTACCCTGTCGCTGATTGTTTTCATGCTGGCCCAACCTGTGTTTGGCATGCTGGGCGATCGGTTTGGGCGTAAACGCATGATGATTGTATACGGTGTTCTGGGTGTGATAACTACGGTGCCTCTATTAACCGCGCTTGGTAACACCACAGATATCTGGATGGCTACCTTTTTGGTCATCCTTGCTTTGCTAATTACGAGCATTAACACTTCCCTGTCGGCCATCATCAAGGCGGAGCTTTTTCCGGCCAACGTGCGCTCGCTGGGCGTTAGTTTACCTTATTCTCTGGCGGTAGCTTTGTTCGGCGGAACGGCGGAATACGTGGCGCTGTTGTTCAAAAACGTAGGGCATGCTACCTGGTTTTACTGGTACCTAACTGCCTGTATTGCTGTGTCTTTGGTAGTAAGTGTCAACATGCGTGATCCCGAAAAATATTCAAAGTTAGCGGAGTAA
- a CDS encoding response regulator, with the protein MALKQHRTSILIADDDADDRLLLEKAFQKAQLESKLYFVEDGEELLEYLYQKPPFEDAPRPSLIILDLNMPRKNGVQALREIKENEQLRQIPIVVLTTSTAEEDILRTYDLGVSSYISKPFDFSTLLEITKTIKKYWIDTVSLPDDSSR; encoded by the coding sequence ATGGCTCTCAAGCAACATAGAACAAGTATACTGATTGCCGACGACGACGCTGATGATCGATTATTGCTAGAGAAGGCATTTCAGAAAGCTCAGCTTGAATCGAAGCTTTATTTTGTGGAGGACGGGGAGGAACTCCTAGAATATTTATACCAGAAGCCCCCGTTTGAAGACGCCCCCCGGCCAAGTTTAATTATCCTGGATTTGAATATGCCCCGGAAAAATGGGGTGCAGGCACTGCGGGAAATAAAAGAGAACGAACAATTACGGCAAATTCCGATCGTTGTATTGACAACTTCTACGGCCGAGGAAGATATTCTCCGCACTTATGACCTGGGCGTGAGTTCATACATCTCCAAGCCGTTTGATTTCAGCACCTTACTTGAAATTACAAAAACTATCAAAAAGTACTGGATTGACACCGTTTCCTTACCTGACGACTCAAGCCGATAA
- the serA gene encoding phosphoglycerate dehydrogenase, with amino-acid sequence MLTKPLEQTYFVIDFDSTLTKVEALDVLCEISLAGDRERDRILDQIKAITDRGMSGEISLTQSLEQRLKLLKAHRDHLPALVETLMTKISDSFLRNSEFLNEQADHIFIISNGFKEFIVPIVTTLGIKAENVFANTFLFDEEGNIVGFDVANPLSANGGKVQTIRNLNLEGDVYVLGDGYTDYEIKESGLANRFYAFTENVMRPKVIEKADHIAPSLDDFLYHNKLSRSQSYPKSRIRVLLLENVHPVAVHLFEKEGFKVEILKGALDEDELIEKIRDVHILGIRSKTQVTSRVLEAANKLMCVGAFCIGTNQIDLAGCTERGIAVFNAPYSNTRSVVELAIGEIIMLVRNIVPKSNQMHVGQWDKSAKNSFEVRGKKLGLVGYGNIGTQLSVVAEALGMEVYFYDIVDKLALGNARKCKTLDELLSIADFISMHVDGRPENKNLISHREFSLMKNGVIFLNLARGHVVDVEALTEAITSGKVVGAGIDVFPYEPKTNNEEFINTLRGLPNVILTPHIGGSTEEAQENIGTFVPGKLLEYINNGSTYGSVNFPDLQLPLLKDSHRLLHIHKNVPGILANINSIFAKYHINIKGQYLKTTEQIGYVITDISKSYSNDVIKELRDIDHTIKFRLLY; translated from the coding sequence ATGCTTACCAAACCACTCGAACAAACCTATTTTGTCATTGATTTCGACAGCACCCTCACGAAAGTAGAGGCCCTGGATGTGCTGTGCGAAATTTCATTAGCTGGCGACCGGGAGAGAGACCGGATTCTGGATCAAATTAAAGCGATCACAGACCGTGGCATGTCGGGCGAAATTTCGCTTACGCAGTCGCTGGAGCAGCGACTCAAATTGCTGAAAGCGCACCGCGATCACCTGCCCGCGCTGGTTGAGACACTAATGACAAAAATTTCGGATTCTTTTCTGCGAAATAGCGAATTTCTAAACGAACAGGCCGACCATATTTTCATTATCTCGAACGGGTTCAAGGAGTTCATCGTTCCGATTGTTACGACATTAGGCATTAAGGCAGAAAACGTTTTTGCCAACACCTTTCTCTTTGATGAGGAAGGAAATATTGTAGGTTTTGATGTGGCCAATCCACTATCGGCCAACGGGGGCAAAGTACAAACCATTCGCAACCTGAACCTAGAAGGCGATGTATATGTGCTGGGCGATGGTTATACCGATTACGAAATCAAGGAATCGGGCTTGGCAAACCGCTTCTACGCATTTACCGAAAACGTCATGCGGCCAAAAGTGATTGAGAAAGCCGACCACATTGCTCCGTCCCTGGATGACTTTTTATACCATAATAAATTGAGCCGCAGTCAATCCTATCCCAAGAGCCGCATTAGAGTGCTGCTGCTGGAAAACGTCCATCCGGTAGCGGTGCATTTGTTTGAAAAAGAAGGCTTTAAAGTCGAAATTCTGAAAGGTGCTCTGGACGAAGACGAGCTGATTGAGAAAATCCGGGATGTGCATATTCTGGGGATTCGCTCTAAAACGCAGGTAACCAGCCGCGTGCTGGAAGCCGCTAATAAGCTCATGTGTGTCGGTGCCTTCTGCATCGGGACCAACCAGATTGATCTGGCGGGTTGTACCGAGCGGGGTATTGCCGTGTTCAACGCGCCTTACAGCAATACGCGCTCAGTGGTTGAACTCGCCATTGGTGAGATCATCATGCTAGTCCGCAACATTGTGCCGAAGAGCAACCAGATGCACGTTGGTCAGTGGGATAAATCAGCAAAAAATAGCTTTGAGGTACGCGGTAAGAAATTAGGTCTGGTGGGCTACGGCAACATCGGAACGCAGCTTTCAGTCGTGGCGGAGGCGCTGGGAATGGAAGTTTATTTCTACGACATCGTGGATAAACTGGCGTTGGGTAATGCCCGCAAATGCAAGACGCTGGATGAACTGCTGTCGATTGCCGATTTCATTAGCATGCACGTAGATGGTCGGCCCGAGAATAAAAACCTGATCAGCCACCGCGAGTTTAGCCTGATGAAAAATGGGGTAATCTTCCTGAATCTGGCGCGGGGCCACGTGGTGGATGTGGAAGCCCTGACCGAAGCCATCACGAGCGGCAAGGTGGTCGGTGCCGGAATCGATGTGTTCCCGTATGAGCCAAAAACTAACAACGAGGAGTTTATCAACACGTTGCGCGGTTTACCCAATGTGATTCTGACGCCTCATATCGGCGGAAGCACGGAGGAAGCGCAGGAAAATATCGGGACTTTTGTGCCGGGGAAACTGCTCGAATACATCAATAATGGCTCAACCTACGGCAGTGTTAACTTCCCGGATTTGCAACTTCCTTTGCTGAAAGATTCGCACCGCCTGCTGCATATTCACAAAAATGTTCCGGGTATTCTGGCAAACATCAACTCGATTTTCGCCAAATATCACATCAATATTAAAGGGCAATACCTGAAAACGACGGAGCAAATCGGATACGTAATTACGGATATATCAAAGAGTTACTCAAACGACGTAATTAAGGAACTGCGCGACATCGATCATACGATTAAGTTTCGGTTGTTATATTAA